The Trichosurus vulpecula isolate mTriVul1 chromosome 9, mTriVul1.pri, whole genome shotgun sequence region cttcccagcATCTGCTGAAAAGCAGCTTTGATGTGGTGAAGCGATGGGTGAATGAGGCTCAGGAAGCAGCCTCTAGTGATAACATCATGGTCCAGGTGAGGGCCTTAGAGCAGCTCCAGGCCTGCGGAAGGGAGGGATTCTTTCGGTATTCAGGCACATACAATTTTATTAACTcgtttagcacagggcctggctctcagtaggcacttaataaatgttggttgattgactgattaagtGCTCCACGCCATACCACCACGTCATCTGAGCCCTGGCTTGAGAGTTCTCATTCCTGCTTAGCCATTGATTTGCATTGTGATCACTACcttccttctctgtgtctcttccgTATCAGTAAATGAGCTGAATACCATTCTGCTTCATGGAGTTACTATAAATAAGGGTGAAATCTTACCTAGTAAAAGCTCAGAGCTCTTGTAGGAAGAGTCATGTAAACAGAGCTTCTGACCTGTGCCATCTTAGGCAAAGGACTTACCatgcctgagcctcagttttctcatctgtaaaatagagggcTTGGCCTGAACagtctctgaagtccctcctaGGTCTAGCTCTATGAACCTCTGGTCTGATCTAAGCTGTATTTCTGTCTCTGGTCCAGTACCACGCCCTGGGTCTCCTTTACCACGTGCGTAAGAATGACCGCCTGGCCGTCAACAAGATGATCAGTAAATTCACCCGGCATGGCCTCAAGTCACCCTTTGCTTATTGCATGATGATCCGTGTTGCCAGCAAGCagctggaggaggaggatggcAGGTAAAGAAGTTTATTTCTCCTTGAATATATACTTCCCTCACCAATGTTGTATTTCATTGGCCAAGTCTGTGCCATTCTCTTTTACAGCCGAGACAGCCCTCTGTTTGACTTCATTGAAAGCTGCTTGCGCAATAAGCATGAGATGGTCGTGTATGAAGCTGCCTCTGCCATCGTCAACCTGCCTGGCTGCAGTGCCAAGGAGCTGGCACCAGCTGTGTCAGGTAATCATGGCTCAGGGTGGGAAGTTCATTGGGCATGGTGGAAGCATGACAAGGGAAGAGGCTCCTCTGGAGGACCTTCCCTTGGTCATCCAGGAGGAGTACTTGGGAGACTGCATAAACTGACATTAAATCTACACTATGTGTCTGCCACTGTGGGGAATAGAAGTAAAAGCTCTATTCAGCCTCAAAGAACTTAGAGTCAAATCGTAGGCTGATCCttccagagctagaaggaatctcggAGGCCATCTAACCCAGTCTCCttgttttacatatggggaaacttaACCAGAAAGGTGACGTCCCTGGCCCAATGTAACTCAGGTAGGCAGTTTCAAAAGTGGTATTCAGATGCAGGTCCCTGGACTCTGGAGCAGCATTCTAGGCCTTCTCTTGGGTCCTACAACCTTGTTTGGTAGAGAAGACTTACACACAAATGATTAGAGTAAGACAGACAGAATGAAATACTGAATCAGGTGGCACAGAAAATAAGTGCCTgggaattcagaaaaggaaaaatcactGCACCCGAGGTAGCAAAACAGTGCTTCACAGAGGAAGTCAGGTCCTGAGGGATAGCAGCGATCAGGTAAGAAaggtggaagagagaggaggaggaggacgttCAAGGCTGAGGGGCGGTGTGAAAGCCCAAGTGTAGGGATGGAGCAAGTGAAGTTGAAAGTCTTTATGTGGGATGCTCCTTTTTCTCCAGTGAAGTCTTAGCATAGCATAATTTGTGTAGATGATATGACAAGGCTAGAAAGAGCTTTCCTTTGCCTCCTTAGAATAGTATTAAATTCAGAGTAGTATTTATTAATGGCCTTTTTGTATAGGGCTTAAGTGGCCAGGAAACCTTTTCCTCTTATTAAGTTCagtaaggaaatggaagcagctTGGGGGTGAGGATGCTGTAAGGTGGTGGGGGCGGTATGAGAATTTGAGTATGAAACAGATAACTCTGAATGCATAGCTCTCTTAAACACCTTACTACACACTGCCTCCACACATGGTCTCTTTCCTCTTGGTTCTCCTTGTCACTTGGCAAAGAGACCAAAATAACATGTATCTTCATACAGTGCTCCAGCTCTTCTGCAGCTCCCCAAAGGCCGCACTGCGATATGCCGCTGTTCGCACCCTCAACAAGGTAGGATCCTGGGATGTGAAGGAGAGAGGTTTCTGCATGGGGGAATAAGGGATTCAAGCCTAGGACAACTAGGGGACTCTCTTGagctttctatttttttggagAAGGAATCAACTCTTTTTTTAAGTGGACCTTACTCTGAACCTAAAAGTAAATGGTGAAATGGTTAGATTCCCAGGAAGAAAATCTTGGAAAACTTCCCTTGATGCCTttggatttgagaatcataaaGGAGACAGGTACAAGAGGCCtaacttctcattcttttttcaaaCAGGTTGCAATGAAACATCCATCAGCTGTGACCGCCTGCAACCTGGACTTGGAGAACCTAGTAACAGACTCAAACCGAAGCATTGCCACCCTGGCCATCACTACCCTGCTCAAGACGGGCAGTGAGAGCAGCATTGACCGCCTCATGAAGCAGATCTCCTCTTTCATGTCAGAGATCTCTGATGAATTCAAGGTACTTAATGCAGAATGGGCTCCGCATGTAAGAATGTGATTTTCGAATGGTTTGATGGGGTCTAGACTGCATTGTGAGTGGAAAATTCTAATTAAGATGAAAGCATATAGTCTTGTGTTTATGGGGCAATTTGTTTTCAGTTCCAGACAATCAGCTTACAAACTTTTAGAAAACTATGTATTCCTAAGTTAATGATTACCCAAATATCTCTAGCCTGCTGGGAGGGATGGATGTGCACCtagttttctctctgtctctgaacttTGATATTAGGATTGGTCCCACACATGAGAGTCAGTCTGCAGAACTTCATCTTTGTGGGCTTCAGTCTCTGGTGTGTTGGATCTATGTAACCTTTTCTATGGCCATAGCATTCTGAGACATTCATTGCATTGCTGGCCAGGCCAGCCCATCCTTCCTAGGTACGTCActaaggaggggaaggagaggaaaagaatccACTTGAGTCTCACATTGTAGCTTTGAGTAGAGGCAGAGTTGTGTGGGAAGAGACTCCTTGCTTAGATTTGGGGCTAGTAAATCTAGCTTGCCTTCCATCCTAAATGCCTCAGTTCTGGAATGCCACTGGCTCACACTTCTCCCTCTAATTTAGGTTGTGGTTGTCCAGGCCATCAGTGCCCTGTGTCAAAAGTATCCTCGAAAACATGCAGTCCTTATGAACTTCCTGTTCACCATGCTTCGGGAAGAGGTGAGACTGAGAAGCTGGGGTTGGAGGCGGATCACCCAGTTAAGTGTCTGACACTCACTTTGAGccaaattacttttctttttatcttagtTCCTCACTGATTCCTCCTTCAGGCTAAAGAGAAAAATCCCTACttattctcctctccctctggcCCTCAAAAAAAAGTCCATAGTGATGTTATAATGAGGTGGTATCTGTGTCACTTTCGACTCTTACGGACAGATGGAATGGAAACACTAAGTGTTGTTAATAACATTAATAGGATAATTACTATCCCTGGTTTCAGAGAAATAGCAAACTGCCTAGGAGCTGCACTACTGAGGAAGTAGGGAGGCACTCTTCTGTGGTTTGGTTGTCTGCCTATGAGTCTCTAGGACAGTGGGTCTCGTAAAGGGCTTTCATAGGTATTTGTGTGatggtttcttgaaatatttaCAACTATATTTTTGTTTCAGCCACAAAATAGTAATTGATTTATTCTTAATTGGTATCTCTTTACTTCTAACTAGTGGCAAGCAGGAGCAGGTGGGTTAGATGTGATCCACCAGTCTTTGTCCTTCCAAAATGATACATGAACTGAGAAAATTTAGAACAGTTAGTAAAGTGGGACCCGGGTCCATGTATCAGCTTTCTTGCCTTGAGTGTTACTGCTAGTTCAGGAGAAAGTGGTCTGCATGCCCGACTTTCTACTTCGTTGCAGGGTGGCTTTGAGTATAAACGGGCCATTGTGGACTGCATTATTAGCATCATTGAGGAGAACTCAGAGAGCAAAGAAACAGGGCTCTCCCACCTGTGTGAGTTCATCGAGGACTGTGAGTTCACTGTGCTGGCTACTCGAATCCTGCATCTCCTGGGCCAAGAAGGACCAAAGACCAACAATCCCTCCAAGTACATTCGCTTCATCTACAACCGTGTGGTCTTAGAGCATGAGGAGGTCCGAGCAGGTGGGTCACAGGAATTATGGAGTGAAAAGTTCATCCAGCATGGATGGGGCTCATATGCCTGAGGCTAAAAAAGAGGAACGTGTGGTGACCACCTACCAATTATTGGGGGGAAGTGCTTTAAGGTGAAATCGAGCAGTATTAGAATTATAACAATAGGAATTGAGCTTTTGCTACAGTCTTTCTGACTATTTGGCTTTGGGGCTTGTGTCTTCTTGAGCATGGGGATAGCAGGCAGGTCAAATGGTAAGTGTAAATGACTCATTAGTGTTTTGTGCTATGACTATAGGTGCTGTTAGTGCTTTGGCCAAATTTGGAGCCCAGAATGAGGAAATGTTACCCAGCATTTTGGTGTTGCTGAAGAGGTGAGCCCCATGTCTGGGATGGGTCAGAGGTCTTTCTGCACCTGTATCTCATTAGGGCCAGACTCAAGTTCTCTGTGTTGTTTGACACTCCCACTCTGTCCCAGAGGCAACAAATAGTTTCTGTTCCATGTGTGACTGTGGACTAAAGGATTGGGGCTTGGTAGGGAGCATTGTTTCCTAACAGATAAAGTCATGGACAAAGTATAGTGCCCATCTCCAGTCCACATTAGTGTCATTAGGAATCAATCTCTAGGGTCCTAGTTTTGGTATTTCCTAAGTGATGAGTAGTGAGCCATGGTCCTTGCTTTCTCTAGAGTTAATAAAAATCAGCAAGCAATTAGAGAATCCTTATAGTGCATGAAAATGGATCTTGCTTGGATTTGGACATCCTCAttgcttttgtgttttgtctctaGGTGTGTGatggatgatgataatgaagTGAGGGATCGAGCCACCTTCTATCTCAATGTTCTGGAACAGAAGCAAAAGGCACTCAATGCTGGCTACATTCTAAACGGTAACTGATTGAGAAACCTTAGGGGAGCCAAGCCTCTGGAAACTTGAACATCCCCAGGGTTACAGTCTCTCACTTAGCACAGGCAGGCTTCTGCTGGGGTTTCCGTCTTGTTATTCTATGACAGGGTGCCCTCTACTGGATTATCTCTTGGGACAATAGAATGCATGACTGGAAAGCTGAGGCTCTTTGGAGATAAACCTGAGCATCATCATGGTGCCAGTGCTGTGGGTGTGTTCTTCACACCAGAAAGAGGGGGCAGCATAGGGTGCCCACAGGCCTTCTCTGGGGAGTTCTTTCTTAGTGGATGTTCTGCCTAGCTTCCATTAGAATAAAAGCCAATGTACAGCCCTGACCTAACCTGACTGTTTTCTCCCTCACTTCTAGGTTTGACAGTGTCCATCCCTGGCCTGGAGAGGGCACTGCAACAATACACTCTAGAGCCCTCAGAAAAACCTTTTGACCTGAAGTCAGTTCCCTTGGCCACCACTACCATTGCAGAACAGAGACCAGGTAATGTCTTCCCTTCAACTCTGGGCAGGTATGAGTTGTGAGGAGAGCCTCAGCAGCCTGTGTTGACTGAGGAACCGCAGACTTGGAGCTAGCAGGAAtgattttgtcatttgtaaatagGTCTTAACTCCTGCTATCGGTATCCTCGTTCATTGTAGGTCAAAGAGGCTGTTCTTAGAGACCAGAGGCTTTTGATGCCTGCCCTTACTCAGAAACTTTGTGCTAGGAAGAAATACTCCTATGTGTCATTGCTTTGTGGACTGTTGGTAGAACTGGGATGCATACCCCCAGACACTTCAAGGTCTTCCTTCTTTTAAAGCCATGGACAGCTGGGATGTCTGGAAAACTCCTGGATCATAGTAGTTAGGGCACTTTTACTACTAGTAGTGTAACTGTGGTcagtcattttcctcatctgaagaagCATGGTTTGTGCCAGATGATCTGTCTGAGGCTCTTTCTGATCCCAAGAGTCTATGGCACTCCAGTCATAGTAACTAGACTATTACCACTTTATTAGTTATGTGTTTATTTCTTCCCTGTAGAGAGCACTCCCATCACAGCAGTCAAACAGCCTGAGAAGGTGGCAGCCACACGACAAGAGATCTTCCAGGGTAAGTCATGGGCGGTGGAGCAGGACAAGGCTCTTAGAGCCAGGGACAAATCTTCTAGATTTGTCAGTTTTGGAAAGTCAAGTTTTCCCTCAAAGTGTTGCCTCTTTGCTTCTAGTTGAAAGTCAAATGTCCATAGTGCCCAATCAATGCAGTGATAGCCATTAGCTCTCAAGGCAGGCATGGGGCCCTCTCGGTCCTCAATTACAGCTTGGAGTCAGtccaaaggccacacttgaggacctagagggccacatgaggcctcaaggctgcgggttccccacccctggactagaataCCAATCCCATTTTTATACTCATCGAAGTCCTTttttatgatatacatatatgtaagaaaGATCTAAACTAAGTTTCTCTAAATATAATCCTGCAGAATTTTTTGTTCTGTCCCACACCTCTACACCTACCCATACCTGAACTTCTGCCTAATGCTGCATCCATGTTAAATGCAGGCCTCCAGCAAGGTGTGCTGCCATTTACCATCAGTAGTGGCTGGTCTAATGCAgctgtaaaaaacaaaaatagaaacattATTTGCTTATTTAAGACTGTTAGCAGTTAACAACTGAGTGAGTAGCACCTGCACAAACTATTCAGAGGTTGGAGGCTGGAGTGGTCAGGTGGGCTTTGTGAAGGAAGTAGGGTCTGTGTTGGTCATTGAAGGACTGGTAGAATTGGAATaggtagaagggaagaagaagaaagtgatCTAGGTAGAGTAAAAGCATGATGACAAGTGTGCAGGAGAGTTGGACCAACAGCGAGCGTCTAGTCGTGTAtctgtgtgcacacacatgtacatgcctGCACATACGCACCTGTGTAGATGTGCGTGTGTTTTTATATGTACATTTGTGTGGccgcacatacacacatccatTCTTCCATGTGGGCATCAGCCATCTAAGAAGGCTCCACTGCATGCTTGTCACCCAACCTGCCGCAGGATAATGCCTTTTCTCTGTCCTAGTTGATAGGCCCTCCTGTTCCGGCCTTGTTGTTTACTTAGGCCATCCagatctcctcttccttcctttcagctGAGGACCCCATCTCACATTTCATAAAGACTGTCGCTATGAGCTCCTTCTTATCCTCTTCTGTTTGTCTCAAAACCCCTGAGGTACCCCACTCTCTCTCCTTATTTATCCCAGTCTCTGATGATGAGGAAGACCTTCTCTTTGATAAAACCAGCCCCTTCCATCTTCTGCAGCAGATTGCTCCTCTGGTtgtccatctctccctctccttccctactgcctttaAATACATCCAAGTCTCCCTGATCCTTAAAAACCTTCACTGGACCTCCATGTCCCTTCAGgatgtcctatatctcttctcccttttcagcCAAACtcataaaaaaaaagttgtttagtTAGTtccacttcctcttttctcattgactttttaactctttgcaaTTTGACTTCGATCTCACCACGCAGCTGAAATTTCCCTCTCTGAAGCTGCCAttggtctcttaattgccaagtccAGTGGCCTTTTTTTATAGTCCTTGTCCTTCCTGACATCTCTGTGGACCACCCCCTCCTTCCTTACCAGTTTCATTTTATGTTGCTATCCATTCCACCTTCTAAGCTCCAGCCGAACTAGCCTTTTTGCTTCCCTAACATATGGTGCTTCCATCTCTTATTTTGACTTTGTACTACCTCCATGCCTATAATGTGTCCTAGCCTTGTCTACCTCTTATAGAATCTCCTGTTTCCCTCAGGACTCAGCTCAACCACCAACTCCTATagggagcctttcctgatcactccCAGCTGCCAGGACCCTCCCTAAAcaaccttgcatttattttgtatttattctttgcGTATTTCCATACATATGTTTTGTCTcctttaatagaatgtaagcttcttgaggacaaggactatttcttttctgtttttgcatCCATAGAGCCTCACAgactgactggcacatagtaggtgtattGAACATCTACTAcgttaaaaaaatagatttacatAATGAGAATTGGATGGAAACCTTTAAAGATTTATTTGGAAATCTAAACACTAGTAGCTGACATGAAATAGGGAGTCAAGTAAATGTTGCTTTTTGGCTTTCAGAACAATTGGCAGCTGTGCCAGAGTTCCGTGGGCTGGGTCCCCTCTTCAAATCTTCCCCGGAGTCTGTGGCTCTTACCGAATCTGAGACAGAATATGTTGTTCGCTGTACCAAGCACACATTTCTCAACCACATGGTGTTCCAGGTTGGTAGGGGAGGTGGGCTCTGAGTGAGGCCTTTAGGGTTTGGGCCAGGGTGGGGATGTGGACGTCAAGCTCTCCTTTCTTACCTCCCCTGATGAATGTTTGAGATGGCCCAGGATTGCCAAAGGGACCACATTAGCTTTGGTGACTCAGCAGCAGTGAAAAGAGGGTTGTCCCTCATTAGGTGGTGTTTTTCTTCCATGTAGGGAAAAGGATCTCAGGACTCCTTGAGAATGAGCATGAGGAAATAGAGTCTGGGGCAGAGTTTTCCTGGAATCTGAGAACAGAGTGCTAGAATTGTGATGGGGTGCTGGGACTTGGACCTcccaaaatgaagaggtttggggtacTGGGACCCCAGGAATGCCAAGTGAGAGTCACAGAGAATGAATTCATACATTCAAGCCATCTTTCAGTCAAGAGATAGTTTATTATAATGCCAATAGAAGTGGGAGAAGGTCCTTTTTGGGGAAATTTGCACCCTAATGGGGGTGAATCTAGAACTTATATAGAAAAGGGACATGGGAATGGAATGCTGGGGATACTAATTAGGTAATCCAAGGGTCCAGGTGTCTTTGGGAGCTATGGATGGGAAAGTGTAGGGGGTATACCAgacatagagggagaaaagacaagTCTTTTGTTTAGCTGCCAGAGGCATGGATCTTGGGCAAGCACCTGAGACAAGTTGCTTGGGCCAGGCACCCCTCTGTTCTGATAAAGGAATTACAGAGTCAAGCCTGCAACGAGGGAACATTTTCTCACAAGGTGGGGCAAGGCTGGGTTGTTTTCAGAGACAGTCTTAGGGCTTTTTGGGGTCTGGGTCCCACCACCTCACCAGTGGCATGAGCAGGGAGCAGTGGAGGCTGTTCCTGTGAGATCTGGTTAGGTGCCTAGAATACTTTAATGGTTCTCTCCCCTTGTCAGTTTGATTGCACAAATACCCTCAATGACCAAATCTTGGAGAATGTCACAGTACAGATGGAGCCCACAGAATCCTATGACATCCTCTGCTACATCCCTGCCAAAAGCCTGGCCTATAACCAGCCAGGGACTTGCTATACCCTCGTGGCATTGCCTGAAGGAGACCCCACAGCTGGTAAGCTCACTCCGAACACTGCCCACATCCTCAGAGGGAGGGACTTTAGGGGCTTGGATAACACTGTTTACCACAAGTGTGTTCGTTATGACTGGGAAATTTGGTTTTAGGATTTTAAGGATAGCATGTATGGGCATGCACAGATACCCCCTCCCAAGCATGACTTTCTCTTCCCAGTTGTGAAGTCACTAGTTTCTTGAGCATTATGTGGCTATCACCACCGCATGAAGTCTCCTCTCATTTTCCTTATGTTTTATAGTCTATTCTACATCTGTGAACGTTATAATAGGCACAGGGAAAACCTCCCCCTCACCATCAGTGCATAGCTTGGCCCTTAGTCCACACCTTGGAATTGCTCTTGGCCCTGTTGTCTTTTCTGATAATATAGGAGAACCCTAAAATTTAAAGAATCAGTCCGCCTCATGACTACTTGGCAGTAATGCCTCTGATCATGTCTGGAGTTATACTGACCATCAGCTTCTCCCAACAGTGGCTTGTACTTTCAGCTGCATGATGAAGTTCACAGTCAAGGACTGTGATCCCACCACTGGAGAGACTGATGATGAAGGCTATGAAGATGAGTATGTGGTAAGTGTCGGGTACCAGGAAACGTCAGTCTATGGCCAAGCACCCTATTCTTGAGAATGTCTAGACCAGTTTTTAGTCAGGGATTCCAAGGTGTCCTTGaacttaaaggggaaaaaatgacatctttgttttcactaacccCTATCTGAAATTTAGAGTTTccttcaataaaaaaaaacattctaagaGGT contains the following coding sequences:
- the COPG1 gene encoding coatomer subunit gamma-1, which translates into the protein MLKKFDKKDEESGGGSNPFQHLEKSAVLQEARVFNETPINPRKCAHILTKILYLINQGEHLGTTEATEAFFAMTKLFQSNDPTLRRMCYLTIKEMSIIAEDVIIVTSSLTKDMTGKDDNYRGPAVRALCQITDSTMLQAIERYMKQAIVDKVPSVSSSALVSSLHLLKSSFDVVKRWVNEAQEAASSDNIMVQYHALGLLYHVRKNDRLAVNKMISKFTRHGLKSPFAYCMMIRVASKQLEEEDGSRDSPLFDFIESCLRNKHEMVVYEAASAIVNLPGCSAKELAPAVSVLQLFCSSPKAALRYAAVRTLNKVAMKHPSAVTACNLDLENLVTDSNRSIATLAITTLLKTGSESSIDRLMKQISSFMSEISDEFKVVVVQAISALCQKYPRKHAVLMNFLFTMLREEGGFEYKRAIVDCIISIIEENSESKETGLSHLCEFIEDCEFTVLATRILHLLGQEGPKTNNPSKYIRFIYNRVVLEHEEVRAGAVSALAKFGAQNEEMLPSILVLLKRCVMDDDNEVRDRATFYLNVLEQKQKALNAGYILNGLTVSIPGLERALQQYTLEPSEKPFDLKSVPLATTTIAEQRPESTPITAVKQPEKVAATRQEIFQEQLAAVPEFRGLGPLFKSSPESVALTESETEYVVRCTKHTFLNHMVFQFDCTNTLNDQILENVTVQMEPTESYDILCYIPAKSLAYNQPGTCYTLVALPEGDPTAVACTFSCMMKFTVKDCDPTTGETDDEGYEDEYVLEDLEVTLADHILRVLKPNFGAAWDEVGEEFEKEETFTLSTIKTLEEAVGNIVKFLGMQPCERSDKVPENKNAHTLFLAGVFRGGHDILVRSRLVLTDTVTMQVTARSTEELPVDIILASVG